From a region of the Pseudomonadales bacterium genome:
- a CDS encoding fumarylacetoacetate hydrolase family protein: protein MLHPALQRERSAVVAYLSTCAQRWRELLPLLVDDAGVEVLHDLRVQLRRVRSALRALDGALPVPEAASLAVECQWLAGRGSGLRDVDVFLQRLDDYRGGDPDDGVSLARLHKALARRRRRERRALLASLGTGRARRLQERLGTLADLAVDAPGWAGEPFAGAVLRRAYRRVRRLGRRITPESPAEDLHELRKRCKRLRYLLEMYAAAFDATELTDTLRRLRKLQKVLGDFQDFHTHAALLRELRVEWASAPSAAVASLALIDRLLGGLADRATAVRSQFASRFAQFDGRKRHAAHQRLFASDPALAPPMLGSGGYCHGWLTGRRIPLPVGKVVCVGRNYAAHAAELGNPVPAVPLLFIKPASAVVDMAPWFCLPVDRGTVHHELEIAVLIGRRLCHAEPDEVRAAIAGLGLGLDLTLREVQDRLKSQAHPWEIAKGFDGACPLSAFAPLSPDMDLGRLELSLGVNGTRRQRGNSAQMLMPIVDLLCYTTRHFSLWPGDVVLTGTPAGVAALARGDRVLAELDGLLSVDAVVL, encoded by the coding sequence ATGTTGCATCCGGCACTGCAACGCGAACGCAGCGCGGTTGTCGCCTATCTGAGCACCTGTGCGCAGCGTTGGCGTGAACTGCTGCCGCTGCTCGTGGACGATGCCGGAGTCGAAGTGCTGCACGACTTGCGCGTACAGCTGCGGCGGGTGCGATCGGCGTTGCGTGCCTTGGACGGCGCGCTGCCGGTCCCCGAGGCGGCGAGCCTGGCGGTCGAATGCCAGTGGCTGGCGGGTCGCGGCAGCGGGCTGCGCGACGTCGATGTATTTCTCCAGCGTCTGGATGACTATCGGGGTGGCGATCCCGATGATGGCGTATCGCTGGCGCGTCTGCACAAGGCGCTGGCGCGCCGGCGCCGCCGTGAACGGCGAGCGTTGCTCGCCTCGCTCGGGACCGGTCGTGCCAGGCGGTTGCAGGAGCGGCTCGGGACACTCGCAGATCTGGCAGTCGACGCTCCCGGATGGGCGGGCGAGCCGTTCGCTGGCGCCGTGTTGCGGCGCGCCTACCGGCGCGTACGCCGCCTGGGCCGACGCATCACGCCCGAGTCCCCGGCCGAGGACCTGCACGAGCTGCGCAAGCGCTGCAAGCGTTTGCGCTACCTGCTCGAGATGTACGCGGCGGCCTTCGATGCCACCGAGCTGACAGACACGCTGCGCCGTCTGCGCAAACTGCAGAAGGTGCTCGGCGATTTCCAGGATTTTCACACTCACGCGGCGCTGCTGCGTGAGCTGCGTGTCGAATGGGCGAGTGCCCCCTCGGCCGCCGTTGCCTCACTGGCGCTGATCGATCGCCTGCTGGGCGGGCTGGCAGACCGTGCCACGGCGGTACGCTCACAGTTTGCGAGCCGCTTCGCGCAGTTCGACGGGCGCAAGCGCCATGCCGCACACCAGCGCCTGTTTGCATCCGATCCCGCACTGGCGCCGCCGATGCTGGGCAGCGGAGGCTACTGCCATGGCTGGCTGACCGGGCGAAGGATCCCGCTGCCCGTAGGCAAGGTGGTGTGCGTGGGGCGCAACTATGCTGCGCACGCTGCAGAACTCGGCAATCCGGTGCCCGCGGTGCCGTTGCTGTTCATCAAGCCGGCGTCGGCGGTGGTCGATATGGCGCCGTGGTTTTGCTTGCCGGTGGATCGTGGCACGGTACACCACGAACTCGAGATCGCCGTCCTGATCGGGCGTCGCCTGTGCCACGCGGAGCCGGACGAGGTGCGCGCGGCGATCGCAGGCCTCGGGCTCGGCCTGGATCTCACGCTGCGCGAGGTGCAGGACCGGCTCAAGTCGCAGGCGCACCCGTGGGAGATCGCGAAGGGCTTCGATGGTGCGTGTCCGCTGTCGGCATTCGCCCCGCTTTCACCCGACATGGATCTGGGACGGCTCGAATTGAGCCTTGGCGTCAACGGAACACGGCGCCAACGCGGCAACAGCGCGCAGATGCTGATGCCGATCGTCGACCTGCTGTGTTACACGACGCGTCACTTCAGTCTGTGGCCTGGCGACGTGGTGCTGACCGGCACCCCGGCTGGCGTTGCGGCGCTCGCGCGGGGTGATCGTGTGCTCGCCGAACTCGACGGCCTGCTCAGCGTTGATGCCGTGGTTCTGTAG
- a CDS encoding histidine phosphatase family protein: protein MKQLILLRHAKSGWADGGRDFDRPLSARGERDAPEMAARLAARGFRPQLIVASGARRALTTAQKMAAVFDYPLADIDIVDALYEAGEQTWIAQIRALPVRCTAVLMVGHNPVITAVANRLCPLARIGHMPTCAMLWLQYPPGVGAWPDVLQSVPAHWDFDCPKRPPTVS, encoded by the coding sequence ATGAAACAGCTGATACTGCTGCGTCACGCGAAGTCGGGCTGGGCCGACGGGGGGCGGGATTTCGATCGTCCGCTCAGCGCGCGCGGTGAACGCGATGCGCCGGAGATGGCGGCGCGGCTCGCGGCGCGTGGCTTCCGCCCGCAACTGATCGTGGCCAGCGGTGCACGCCGGGCACTGACCACGGCGCAGAAGATGGCTGCGGTGTTCGACTACCCGCTGGCAGATATCGATATCGTCGATGCGCTCTACGAGGCCGGCGAGCAGACCTGGATCGCGCAGATCCGTGCATTGCCGGTGCGCTGCACTGCCGTGTTGATGGTTGGGCACAACCCCGTGATCACGGCAGTCGCGAACCGCCTGTGCCCGTTGGCGCGCATCGGGCATATGCCAACCTGCGCGATGTTGTGGCTGCAGTACCCGCCTGGGGTCGGCGCGTGGCCTGATGTGCTGCAGTCGGTGCCGGCGCACTGGGATTTCGATTGTCCGAAGCGGCCGCCGACGGTCAGCTAG
- a CDS encoding alpha/beta hydrolase — protein sequence MEEQQPAAANTVLHRFDPTLVRAGLRPLEFSGADPASRPEADYFAYYGIDFENHVAGVRHHFGALAANGFTIACHFYEQQDARGTCVLLHGYFDHAGLYGHLIEHCLRRHYNVLIWDLPGHGLSDGQQASIHDFDDYTDVLAAVLDHHGSRLTTPLIAIGQSTGAAVLMSWAFRKCHAPEQRPFERIALLAPLVRPARWRSVRLLHSTLKPFRSGVRRKFMANSTDSQFLEFVRTDPLQSLVLPVRWVSAMRAWVHEFRTHPVSDLALLVVQGTHDETVDWRWNLEMIRQKFPRADVHMLYGARHHLVNEAPRTREAAFEALGLD from the coding sequence ATGGAAGAACAGCAGCCGGCAGCGGCGAACACGGTGTTGCATCGTTTCGATCCGACGCTGGTGCGCGCCGGGCTGCGACCGCTCGAGTTCAGCGGTGCCGACCCCGCAAGCCGCCCTGAAGCCGACTATTTCGCTTATTACGGCATCGATTTCGAGAATCACGTTGCAGGTGTGAGGCATCACTTCGGCGCCCTCGCGGCCAACGGCTTCACGATCGCGTGCCATTTCTACGAGCAGCAGGACGCCCGCGGCACCTGCGTGCTGCTGCACGGCTATTTCGATCATGCAGGCCTGTACGGGCATCTGATCGAACATTGTCTGCGCAGGCACTACAACGTACTGATCTGGGATCTGCCGGGGCATGGCCTGTCGGACGGTCAACAGGCGAGCATCCACGACTTCGACGACTACACCGACGTGCTTGCGGCGGTGCTCGACCATCACGGCAGCCGGCTGACCACACCGTTGATCGCGATTGGCCAGAGTACCGGCGCCGCGGTGCTGATGAGCTGGGCGTTCCGCAAGTGTCATGCGCCAGAGCAGCGTCCGTTCGAGCGCATCGCGCTGCTGGCCCCGCTGGTGCGGCCTGCCCGCTGGCGTTCGGTGCGGCTGCTGCATTCGACGCTGAAGCCTTTTCGCAGTGGCGTGCGGCGCAAGTTCATGGCCAATTCCACCGATTCGCAGTTTCTCGAGTTCGTGCGCACGGATCCCCTGCAGAGCCTGGTTCTTCCGGTGCGCTGGGTGAGTGCGATGCGCGCATGGGTACACGAATTCCGTACCCACCCCGTGAGCGACCTGGCGCTGCTGGTCGTGCAGGGAACGCACGACGAGACGGTGGACTGGCGCTGGAACCTGGAGATGATCCGCCAGAAATTTCCACGCGCCGACGTACACATGCTCTACGGAGCGCGCCACCACCTGGTGAACGAGGCGCCGCGCACCCGCGAAGCGGCCTTCGAGGCGCTCGGGCTGGATTGA
- a CDS encoding fructose-bisphosphate aldolase class II has protein sequence MALISMRQLLDHAAEHGYGVPAFNVNNLEQMRAIMEAADEASSPVIVQASAGARKYAGANFLRHLILAAIDEFPHIPVCMHQDHGVSPAICQRSIQLGFSSVMMDGSLGEDGKTPTDYAYNVRVTREVVAMAHACGVSVEGEIGCLGSLETGTAGEEDGIGAEGQLSHAQLLTDPEEAARFVRDTGVDALAIAIGTSHGAYKFTRKPTGDILAIGRIREIHARIPNTHLVMHGSSSVPQDWLAIINEYGGEIPETYGVPLEEIREGIRNGVRKVNIDTDLRLASTGAIRRFLAKNRAEFDPRKYLKETMVAMKAICKERYEAFGAAGWAGRITPLSLEVMYRRYASGELDQKVD, from the coding sequence ATGGCTTTGATCAGTATGCGCCAGTTACTGGACCATGCAGCCGAACACGGCTACGGCGTCCCGGCGTTCAACGTCAACAACCTCGAGCAGATGCGCGCGATCATGGAGGCGGCCGACGAGGCATCGAGCCCCGTGATCGTGCAGGCCTCGGCCGGAGCACGTAAATACGCCGGGGCGAATTTCCTGCGTCACCTGATTCTCGCGGCCATCGATGAGTTTCCGCACATCCCGGTCTGCATGCACCAGGATCACGGTGTGTCGCCCGCGATCTGCCAGCGCTCGATCCAGCTCGGCTTCAGCTCGGTGATGATGGACGGCTCGCTCGGCGAGGACGGCAAGACCCCCACCGATTATGCGTATAACGTGCGTGTCACGCGCGAAGTGGTCGCGATGGCGCACGCCTGCGGCGTGTCCGTCGAAGGTGAGATCGGCTGCCTGGGTTCGCTGGAAACCGGCACTGCGGGCGAGGAAGACGGCATTGGTGCCGAAGGCCAGCTGAGCCATGCGCAACTGTTGACAGACCCGGAGGAGGCGGCGCGCTTCGTCCGGGACACCGGCGTCGATGCGTTGGCGATAGCGATCGGCACCAGCCACGGTGCCTACAAGTTCACGCGCAAGCCGACCGGCGACATCCTCGCGATCGGGCGCATCCGGGAGATCCATGCACGCATCCCGAACACGCACCTCGTGATGCACGGCTCCTCGTCGGTGCCGCAGGACTGGCTGGCGATCATCAACGAGTACGGTGGGGAGATTCCCGAGACCTACGGAGTGCCGCTGGAGGAGATCCGCGAGGGTATCCGCAACGGCGTGCGCAAGGTCAATATCGATACCGATCTGCGCCTTGCCTCGACCGGTGCGATCCGCCGCTTCCTTGCGAAGAACCGGGCGGAGTTCGATCCCCGCAAGTACCTGAAGGAAACGATGGTCGCGATGAAGGCGATCTGCAAGGAACGCTATGAGGCCTTTGGCGCTGCGGGCTGGGCCGGCAGGATCACGCCACTTTCGCTCGAGGTGATGTATCGGCGCTACGCCAGCGGTGAACTCGACCAGAAGGTCGACTGA
- a CDS encoding type II toxin-antitoxin system HipA family toxin gives MTSKADATEAFVWMWLPGAMEPVVAGRLDQDGERLLYTYGASYRRRQSAIPIYEPELPLQEGVIAPINGLSMASCIRDGSPDAWGRRVIINRLTGKKPDAAGVPELGELTFLLQSGSDRIGALDFQASATEYVPRLTAQASLDELMEAAALIEKGVPLTPALDQAIKHGTSIGGARPKVLVDDGAKKFIAKFSAANDTYSVVKAEFIAMKLAAACGLDAAPVSMIRATHKDVLLIERFDRTHTKDGWTRRAMVSALTMLGLDEMMARYASYEDLAELIRHRFTEPKATLKELYGRICFNVLCGNTDDHARNHAAFWDGRMLTLTPAYDICPQGRTGNEATQAMLIKGGGRASTLATLLAAAPDYHLKEAEASALIEHQVTTMAHLWQEVCDEAELSPVDSKLFAGRQFLNSYVLDGLDDHKALQDAFRAARDTLIVSGGA, from the coding sequence ATGACTTCTAAGGCGGATGCGACAGAAGCTTTTGTCTGGATGTGGCTGCCAGGAGCTATGGAGCCGGTGGTGGCCGGCCGCCTCGACCAGGATGGCGAGCGCCTGCTCTATACATACGGCGCCAGCTACCGGCGCCGTCAGAGCGCCATTCCCATCTACGAGCCTGAACTTCCCCTCCAGGAGGGCGTCATTGCGCCCATCAACGGCCTGTCGATGGCCAGTTGTATTCGTGACGGCTCGCCGGATGCCTGGGGCCGCCGTGTCATCATCAACAGGCTGACGGGCAAAAAGCCCGACGCTGCCGGCGTGCCGGAGCTTGGCGAGCTGACCTTCCTGCTCCAATCGGGTTCCGACCGGATTGGCGCCCTCGATTTTCAGGCATCGGCCACAGAGTATGTCCCCCGCCTTACCGCACAGGCCTCCCTGGACGAGCTCATGGAGGCGGCTGCCCTCATCGAAAAAGGCGTCCCCCTGACCCCGGCACTCGATCAGGCCATCAAGCATGGCACGTCGATTGGCGGGGCGCGCCCCAAGGTACTCGTTGATGACGGCGCAAAAAAATTCATCGCTAAATTCTCGGCAGCCAACGACACCTACAGCGTCGTGAAGGCCGAATTTATCGCGATGAAGCTGGCAGCCGCCTGCGGACTCGATGCCGCACCCGTGTCGATGATTCGTGCTACCCATAAGGATGTGCTGCTTATCGAGCGCTTTGACCGCACGCACACGAAGGATGGATGGACGCGCCGCGCCATGGTCTCGGCACTGACCATGCTCGGGCTCGATGAGATGATGGCCCGTTACGCCTCCTACGAAGACCTCGCCGAACTCATCCGCCACCGCTTCACTGAACCCAAGGCCACGCTCAAGGAGCTCTACGGGCGGATCTGCTTCAACGTGCTGTGCGGCAACACCGACGACCACGCCCGCAACCATGCCGCCTTCTGGGACGGCCGGATGCTCACGCTCACGCCTGCCTATGACATCTGCCCGCAAGGCCGCACCGGCAACGAAGCCACGCAAGCCATGCTCATCAAGGGTGGGGGCCGTGCCAGCACGCTCGCCACTCTGCTTGCCGCCGCGCCGGATTATCACCTGAAGGAGGCCGAAGCCAGCGCATTGATCGAACATCAGGTCACAACCATGGCTCACCTCTGGCAAGAGGTCTGCGACGAAGCGGAGTTGAGCCCCGTAGACAGCAAGCTGTTCGCCGGGCGTCAGTTCCTCAACAGCTACGTCCTCGACGGCCTCGATGATCACAAGGCGCTGCAGGACGCATTCCGCGCCGCACGCGACACGCTGATCGTCAGTGGAGGCGCTTAA
- a CDS encoding helix-turn-helix domain-containing protein, which produces MLGKLIRVGRAERGLTAQELADRAGISRTTLSSIEKGASGPEIGIVFEVASLVGVRLFDYDERTLQMHNARLDEKLTLLPKSVRHAVKDVDDDF; this is translated from the coding sequence ATGCTCGGCAAGCTGATCCGCGTCGGCCGGGCCGAACGCGGCCTGACCGCGCAGGAACTGGCGGACCGCGCCGGCATAAGTCGCACCACCCTTTCCAGCATCGAAAAAGGCGCGTCTGGCCCTGAGATCGGCATCGTCTTTGAGGTTGCCTCACTCGTCGGCGTGCGCCTGTTCGACTACGACGAGCGCACACTGCAGATGCACAATGCCCGCCTCGACGAAAAACTGACCCTGCTACCCAAGAGCGTCCGCCACGCCGTGAAGGATGTTGATGATGACTTCTAA
- a CDS encoding cyclic nucleotide-binding domain-containing protein — MTTIDGVSLTPERLHHFHPLTLVAEKHFDRLLEGAAVVRIEKGRFLFRKMPQPGTAYFILEGAIEVRESFEKRTLVEAGSHQARFPLEDLYRNGASARAQTDACVLTLRRDVIDRLMASADEASFDVVLVAEVDERIEEARFDDEYSEDWMARLLDSPLMSHLSAANIQRCFIELERIALRAGTDVVLAGTPGDYFYILLEGEARVITGRTGPFAGQSFDLVPGDYFGEEALVADTIRNATVRMASDGVVGRLDRAQFDAIFKSSLVQTIDLAKAKRFLASAGIGFDVVDVRFPAEYRCGHADGSSNIPIVALRKRLRELDRSRTCLVTPDGGRRSELAVYLLRQAGLNAYLLTG; from the coding sequence ATGACGACGATCGACGGTGTCTCACTGACGCCGGAGCGGCTGCACCACTTTCACCCGTTGACACTCGTCGCGGAGAAGCACTTCGATCGACTGCTCGAAGGCGCGGCGGTGGTGCGCATCGAGAAGGGGCGCTTCCTGTTCCGCAAGATGCCGCAGCCCGGTACGGCGTATTTCATTCTCGAGGGAGCGATCGAGGTCCGCGAGTCCTTCGAGAAGCGCACGCTGGTCGAGGCAGGAAGTCACCAGGCGCGTTTTCCGCTCGAGGATCTGTACCGCAACGGCGCGTCTGCGCGCGCGCAGACCGACGCCTGCGTGCTTACGCTGCGCCGCGACGTGATCGACCGCCTGATGGCCAGTGCCGACGAAGCGAGCTTCGATGTGGTGCTGGTCGCGGAGGTCGACGAGCGTATCGAAGAGGCGCGTTTCGACGACGAGTATTCCGAGGACTGGATGGCGCGGCTGCTCGACTCGCCGCTGATGTCGCATCTTTCCGCCGCCAACATCCAGCGCTGCTTCATCGAACTCGAGCGCATCGCATTGCGTGCCGGCACCGACGTGGTGCTTGCCGGAACGCCAGGTGATTACTTCTACATCCTGCTCGAAGGCGAGGCGCGCGTGATCACCGGCCGGACAGGCCCTTTCGCAGGCCAGAGTTTCGATCTGGTTCCCGGTGACTATTTCGGGGAGGAAGCGTTGGTCGCCGACACGATCCGCAACGCGACGGTGCGCATGGCGAGCGACGGCGTCGTCGGCCGGCTGGATCGCGCCCAGTTCGACGCGATCTTCAAGTCGTCGCTGGTGCAGACGATCGATCTCGCGAAGGCGAAGCGCTTCCTGGCCAGTGCGGGAATCGGTTTCGACGTGGTCGACGTGCGCTTTCCGGCCGAATACCGCTGTGGTCATGCCGACGGCAGCAGCAACATTCCGATCGTTGCGCTGCGCAAGCGCCTGCGTGAACTCGACCGCAGCCGCACCTGTCTGGTCACGCCCGACGGCGGCAGGCGCAGCGAGCTCGCGGTGTACCTGCTGCGCCAGGCGGGGTTGAATGCCTACCTGCTCACCGGCTGA
- a CDS encoding phosphoglycerate kinase, translated as MSVKLMTDLDLRGKRVLIREDLNVPVKDGRVSSDARIVAALPTIRRALDAGARVLVMSHLGRPKAGASDEENAAFSLAPVAARLGELLGRPVPLLRDWLDGAQIEPGALALAENVRFVKGEKQDDEALARRMAAWCDIYVMDAFATAHRAEASTHGVARFAPIACAGPLLAAELAALGKVLRAPARPLVAIVGGSKVSTKLTVLDTLAAKVDHLIVGGGIANTFLAAAGLPIGKSLVEADLLDEARRLMTRTEIPLPEDVVVATALAEDAVATVKSVTEVGADEMILDIGPRTAARFAKLLTEAGTILWNGPLGVFEIEQFAGGTRVIAEAIAASNAFSLAGGGDTLAALEKFGVGERVSYTSTGGGAFLEYVEGKQLPAVVILESRAAC; from the coding sequence ATGAGCGTGAAATTGATGACCGACCTCGATCTGCGTGGCAAGCGCGTGCTGATCCGCGAGGATCTCAACGTGCCGGTGAAGGACGGCCGGGTCAGCAGCGATGCGCGGATCGTCGCCGCGCTGCCGACGATCCGCCGGGCGCTGGACGCGGGCGCACGCGTGCTCGTGATGTCGCACCTCGGGCGACCGAAGGCCGGTGCCAGCGACGAGGAAAATGCTGCGTTCAGCCTGGCGCCGGTCGCCGCACGGCTCGGCGAACTGCTGGGTCGGCCGGTGCCGCTGCTGCGCGACTGGCTCGACGGTGCCCAGATCGAGCCTGGCGCACTCGCGCTGGCCGAGAACGTCCGCTTCGTGAAGGGTGAAAAGCAGGACGACGAAGCGCTGGCACGGCGCATGGCGGCGTGGTGCGATATCTATGTGATGGACGCGTTCGCAACCGCACATCGGGCCGAAGCGTCCACTCATGGCGTGGCGCGTTTCGCACCGATCGCCTGCGCCGGTCCGTTGCTCGCGGCCGAACTCGCGGCGCTCGGCAAGGTGTTGCGCGCTCCTGCCCGTCCGCTGGTTGCGATCGTCGGTGGCTCCAAGGTATCGACCAAGCTCACCGTGCTCGACACGCTGGCGGCGAAGGTCGATCACCTGATCGTCGGTGGCGGCATCGCGAACACCTTCCTTGCAGCCGCGGGCCTGCCGATCGGCAAGTCGCTGGTCGAGGCCGACCTGCTCGATGAGGCGAGGCGGCTGATGACCCGCACCGAGATCCCGTTGCCAGAGGATGTGGTCGTCGCGACGGCGCTGGCAGAGGACGCGGTAGCAACCGTGAAGAGCGTCACGGAAGTGGGCGCCGACGAGATGATCCTCGACATAGGCCCGCGCACTGCTGCCCGATTTGCGAAGCTGCTCACGGAAGCCGGCACGATCCTGTGGAATGGTCCGCTCGGGGTGTTCGAGATCGAGCAGTTCGCTGGGGGTACCCGTGTGATCGCCGAGGCGATCGCCGCCAGCAACGCGTTCTCGCTCGCTGGCGGTGGCGATACGCTGGCTGCACTCGAGAAGTTCGGGGTCGGCGAGCGGGTATCGTACACGTCGACCGGCGGCGGTGCGTTTCTCGAATACGTCGAAGGCAAGCAGCTTCCTGCGGTCGTGATTCTGGAGAGCCGCGCTGCTTGCTGA
- a CDS encoding erythrose-4-phosphate dehydrogenase, whose product MIAVSGEHADSRTSPQGSRGLGARAAINGYGRIGRCLLRAAHERGLAGRLDIVAINELANLETMAYLTRYDSTHGRFPGRVECRGGMLDIDGCAIAVSSHDSLAELDWARHGIDLVFECTGAFGSRADAMRHLARGAHRVLFSQPADTDIDATIVYGINHRTLDGSERVVSAASCSTNCIVPVIDTLARSFGVECGVITTIHSAMNDQPVLDAYHHTDLRKTRAALQSIIPVDTGLGAGIGRILPALAGRFEAQAMRVPTLDVSAIDLSVVLGRRVGVHDVNTLLAEAAAGALAGILGYTEEPLASCDFIHDPRSGIVDASQTRVSGDRLVKLLIWFDNEWGYANRMLDVALYWVEAARTGSQALAGEQGA is encoded by the coding sequence ATGATTGCCGTGAGCGGCGAGCACGCGGACTCGCGAACCTCGCCGCAAGGATCCCGCGGCTTGGGTGCGCGGGCTGCGATCAACGGCTACGGCCGCATCGGCCGCTGTCTGCTGCGCGCTGCGCACGAGCGCGGACTCGCGGGACGGCTCGACATCGTCGCGATCAACGAGCTCGCAAACCTCGAGACGATGGCCTACCTGACCCGCTACGATTCCACGCACGGACGCTTCCCGGGCCGCGTGGAATGCAGGGGCGGCATGCTCGATATCGACGGCTGCGCGATCGCCGTGAGCTCGCATGACTCGCTGGCCGAACTCGACTGGGCGCGGCACGGCATCGATCTGGTGTTCGAATGCACCGGCGCCTTCGGCTCACGTGCCGATGCGATGCGGCATCTCGCGCGCGGGGCGCATCGCGTGCTGTTCTCGCAGCCCGCCGATACCGATATCGACGCCACCATCGTCTATGGCATCAATCACCGGACTCTGGATGGCAGCGAGCGCGTGGTCTCGGCGGCCTCGTGCAGCACCAACTGCATCGTGCCGGTGATCGACACGCTTGCGCGCAGCTTCGGCGTCGAGTGCGGCGTGATCACGACGATCCACTCGGCGATGAACGATCAGCCGGTGCTCGACGCCTACCATCACACCGACCTGCGCAAGACGCGAGCGGCGCTGCAGTCGATCATTCCGGTCGATACCGGGCTCGGCGCCGGAATCGGACGCATACTGCCCGCGCTCGCGGGACGTTTCGAGGCGCAGGCGATGCGCGTGCCAACGCTCGACGTCTCGGCGATCGATCTCTCGGTGGTGCTCGGCCGTCGGGTCGGGGTGCACGATGTGAACACGCTGCTCGCCGAGGCGGCGGCGGGAGCGCTGGCCGGGATCCTCGGCTACACCGAAGAACCGCTCGCGTCCTGCGACTTCATTCACGACCCGCGTTCGGGCATCGTCGATGCCTCGCAGACCCGTGTCAGCGGAGACCGGCTGGTCAAGCTGCTGATCTGGTTCGACAACGAGTGGGGCTACGCCAACCGCATGCTCGATGTCGCGCTATATTGGGTCGAGGCGGCCCGTACCGGGTCGCAAGCGCTGGCTGGAGAACAGGGAGCATGA